The proteins below come from a single Tribolium castaneum strain GA2 chromosome 9, icTriCast1.1, whole genome shotgun sequence genomic window:
- the LOC135267068 gene encoding uncharacterized protein LOC135267068 isoform X3 has translation MVLSSKDLSFQKAKTVERALKYELRLKENISEKLLAIQKSSNSNPKIYINLKENATVEDKDAMFRRLKSHFEKNKSTSFQDTSTDGLMNCVSLTSSSSSSTSLPLGLMTPAKETSNFFQEKSTDRCEKDNNKKTADFFRIIQQMESSPIGEDHCASHHQQDSGFRTEDDLQKSKNPHHCC, from the exons ATGGTATTATCCAGTAAAGATTTATCAtttcaaaaagcaaaaacgGTAGAACGGGCTCTAAAATATGAACTAcgattaaaagaaaatatatcAGAAAAACTGCTTGCTATACAG aaatcgAGTAattcaaatccaaaaatatatataaatttgaaagaaaacgCTACTGTAGAAGACAAAGAT GCTATGTTCCGAAGATTAAAAAgccactttgaaaaaaataaatcaacttcTTTTCAGGATAC aTCTACTGACGGACTGATGAATTGCGTATCATTaacatcatcatcatcatcatctaCAAGCCTACCATTAGGACTTATGACACCAGCAAAGGAAacctctaatttttttcaggaaaa ATCAACCGATAGATGTGAGAAGGACAACAACAAAAAGACCGCTGATTTTTTTAGGATAA TTCAACAGATGGAATCATCGCCAATAGGGGAGGACCACTGCGCTTCACATCATCAACAGGATTCAGGCTTTAGGACAGAGGACGATCTCCAGAAGTCCAAAAATCCACACCACTGTTGTTAG
- the LOC107399090 gene encoding uncharacterized protein LOC107399090 isoform X2, producing the protein MRISAEVLPSMKKLNYTVEISYDLEEGVKTAHCTCPRGNVACHHMAAALYYAHYNVSATDIECQWSAPSKTTPQTEVIKLADVYKPKLSNYTALSRSSTEDEIIQFRAEIGVTNVVGFTWLLRPEASEEARKIIADIEEILQSLEYVQAIDKQKFLLEKCRIDEARIKLVEACTRGQHVNENWHVARKHRLTASRFGMVLSACSRRRFPPSLFKNLAEGYSLDRVAAVQWGKTHEKTALREFEEATNLKVQETGFWLEESGFLGASPDGLVEEDGILEIKCPYKYRDTDSLSEALKDKKYFYWRDENEDINLNSNHNYYHQVQGQMHITGRSICYFVVWTPKCTEIFQIEKDPGWSENINILKEFYLDQYISFISQ; encoded by the exons ATGAGAATTTCTGCAGAAGTTCTACCGAGCAtgaaaaagctaaattatactgtggag ATTTCATATGACCTAGAAGAAGGGGTTAAGACGGCACATTGTACCTGCCCAAGGGGCAACGTGGCTTGCCATCATATGGCTGCAGCATTATATTATGCTCATTATAATGTAAGTGCTACTGACATTGAGTGTCAGTGGAGTGCCCcatcaaaaacaacaccacAAACAGAAGTCATTAAGTTAGCTGATGTTTACAAGCCGAAATTATCAAACTATACGGCACTGTCTAGGTCCTCTACTGAGGACGAAATTATTCAGTTCCGTGCCGAAATAGGCGTCACGAATGTGGTGGGCTTCACTTGGCTCCTAAGACCAGAAGCAAGTGAAGaagccagaaaaattattgcagataTCGAAGAAATTCTACAAAGCTTAGAATACGTGCAGGCCATAGACAAACAAAAGTTTCTTTTGGAGAAGTGCAGAATAGATGAGGCACGCATTAAACTGGTTGAGGCGTGCACTCGGGGCCAACATGTTAACGAAAATTGGCATGTAGCAAGGAAACATCGTTTAACGGCCAGCAGGTTTGGCATGGTACTATCTGCTTGCAGTAGACGAAGATTCCCAccctctttatttaaaaatttggcggaAGGCTATTCGCTTGACAGGGTTGCTGCTGTGCAGTGGGGTAAGACCCACGAGAAGACAGCGCTCAGAGAATTTGAAGAAGCGACGAATCTTAAAGTCCAAGAGACGGGATTTTG gttggAAGAATCAGGCTTTTTGGGAGCAAGTCCTGATGGATTAGTGGAAGAAGATGGGATTCTCGAAATTAAATGCCCATATAAATATAGGGACACTGACAGTTTGTCTGAAGCCCtgaaggataaaaaatatttttattggagggatgaaaatgaggacattaatcttaacagcaatcacaattattaccaCCAAGTACAGGGGCAAATGCACATCACTGGTCGAAGTATCTGCTACTTTGTCGTGTGGACACCAAAGTGCACAGagatatttcaaattgaaaaagatccGGGGTGGTCagaaaatatcaatattttaaaagaattttatcttgaccaatatatttcctttatttcacaataa
- the LOC135267104 gene encoding uncharacterized protein LOC135267104 isoform X2, translated as MWPFKTEGKMVCHTNDIGFLLNDEFMGCNRRNPNKRVVFCPPPPSRGMNSRYTRVEGSGTYMVESSTGCEFCASFVSVFCYRVFSDRSPYLRVLEFLKFCFSKTLSHFCGTSLVGFYITTMGMCWAPDCKHYSTRDKCHFFSFPKSGKERALWKKLLRRDVEPGPGAYVCSCHFRDGRKENGPELFLHNIAKRAYFQVESPEKKKMKKQGLPSCSSSAESLSVDIPEETVPSTMNLEEVPSTSTAVVAAPADIIQDAPLESMGVQAPLVSHAALEAEMYFLKKENAELKAKIQYLTVRFCYENVQGNDKLIVLYTGLPNSQIFEALFHLIEKLDIKYYHKWTVQKLTRIDQLFLTLVKLRLNFPQLDLAQRFGVAQSTVSNIILTFVHVIYEILYKQFMTTMPSREKNKSCLPTCFSNFTNCRAVLDCTEIFTVVSRLIGVAPNGVITFVSDLYVGSTSDQKPIRDF; from the exons atgtggcCTTTTAAAACTGAGGGAAAAATGGTTTGCCACACTAATGACATTGGATTTCTTCTGAATGACGAATTCATGGGGTGCAACCGGCGCAACCCCAATAAACGGGTTGTTTTCTGTCCCCCTCCCCCATCACGAGGGATGAATAGCAGGTATACGAGGGTAGAGGGTTCAGGCACATACATGGTTGAAAGTAGTACGGGTTGTGAGTTCTGTGCTTCTTTCGTGAGTGTCTTTTGTTATCGTGTTTTTTCCGATCGTTCTCCATATCTTCGtgttcttgaatttttaaaattctgtttttccaAGACATTATCTCATTTTTGTGGTACATCATTAG TAGGTTTTTACATCACAACTATGGGAATGTGTTGGGCTCCAGATTGCAAACACTATAGTACTCGCgataaatgccatttttttagttttcctaaGTCGGGAAAAGAACGAGCactatggaaaaaattgttgag aaGAGATGTAGAACCCGGACCAGGAGCCTACGTTTGCAGCTGCCATTTTCGGGATGGAAGAAAGGAAAATGgtcctgaattatttttgcacaatatcgcaaaaagagcctattttcaagtggaatctccagaaaaaaaaaagatgaaaaaacaagGACTCCCTTCTTGTTCTAGTTCCGCTGAATcattaag TGTTGATATACCGGAAGAAACAGTACCATCGACAATGAATTTAGAGGAAGTGCCATCGACGTCTACAGCCGTAGTTGCAGCACCAGCAGATATAATTCAAGATGCTCCGTTAGAATCTATGGGTGTGCAAGCACCCTTGGTGTCACATGCGGCTCTTGAAGCAGAAatgtattttctcaaaaaggaaaatgctgaacttaaagcaaaaatacaatatctgACAGTACGATTTTGCTATGAAAATGTTCAAGGAAATGACAAACTCATTGTTTTATATACCGGTCTTCCCAATAGCCAGATTTTCGAAGCATTGTTTCACTTAATCGAAAAGTTGgacataaaatattaccacAAATGGACAGTCCAAAAGTTAACTAGAATTGACCAACTCTTTTTAACCCTAGTAAAATTACGACTCAATTTCCCTCAACTTGATTTGGCGCAACGCTTTGGGGTTGCCCAAAGCACAGtttctaatattattttaacatttgtccatgtaatatatgaaattttatataaacagtTTATGACGACAATGCCTTCgcgcgaaaaaaataaatcttgcttgccaacatgttttagcaattttactaattgtagAGCAGTTCTAGATTGTACCGAAATTTTCACTGTGGTATCAC GGCTAATTGGAGTTGCACCCAATGGTGTCATCACATTTGTAAGTGATTTATACGTGGGATCAACTTCTGatcaaaaa CCGATAAGGGATTTTTGA
- the LOC107399090 gene encoding uncharacterized protein LOC107399090 isoform X1 produces MAEKHIVKFHFIAKFFGDGNRFLVRGENAFTSGHVTKFRFDGTVQPMRISAEVLPSMKKLNYTVEISYDLEEGVKTAHCTCPRGNVACHHMAAALYYAHYNVSATDIECQWSAPSKTTPQTEVIKLADVYKPKLSNYTALSRSSTEDEIIQFRAEIGVTNVVGFTWLLRPEASEEARKIIADIEEILQSLEYVQAIDKQKFLLEKCRIDEARIKLVEACTRGQHVNENWHVARKHRLTASRFGMVLSACSRRRFPPSLFKNLAEGYSLDRVAAVQWGKTHEKTALREFEEATNLKVQETGFWLEESGFLGASPDGLVEEDGILEIKCPYKYRDTDSLSEALKDKKYFYWRDENEDINLNSNHNYYHQVQGQMHITGRSICYFVVWTPKCTEIFQIEKDPGWSENINILKEFYLDQYISFISQ; encoded by the exons A tggcagaaaagcacattgttaagtttcactttattgcgaaattttttggggacggtaatcgctttttagttcggggagaaaatgcttttaccaGCGGTCACGTCACCAAATTTAGGTTTGATGGCACAGTACAACCGATGAGAATTTCTGCAGAAGTTCTACCGAGCAtgaaaaagctaaattatactgtggag ATTTCATATGACCTAGAAGAAGGGGTTAAGACGGCACATTGTACCTGCCCAAGGGGCAACGTGGCTTGCCATCATATGGCTGCAGCATTATATTATGCTCATTATAATGTAAGTGCTACTGACATTGAGTGTCAGTGGAGTGCCCcatcaaaaacaacaccacAAACAGAAGTCATTAAGTTAGCTGATGTTTACAAGCCGAAATTATCAAACTATACGGCACTGTCTAGGTCCTCTACTGAGGACGAAATTATTCAGTTCCGTGCCGAAATAGGCGTCACGAATGTGGTGGGCTTCACTTGGCTCCTAAGACCAGAAGCAAGTGAAGaagccagaaaaattattgcagataTCGAAGAAATTCTACAAAGCTTAGAATACGTGCAGGCCATAGACAAACAAAAGTTTCTTTTGGAGAAGTGCAGAATAGATGAGGCACGCATTAAACTGGTTGAGGCGTGCACTCGGGGCCAACATGTTAACGAAAATTGGCATGTAGCAAGGAAACATCGTTTAACGGCCAGCAGGTTTGGCATGGTACTATCTGCTTGCAGTAGACGAAGATTCCCAccctctttatttaaaaatttggcggaAGGCTATTCGCTTGACAGGGTTGCTGCTGTGCAGTGGGGTAAGACCCACGAGAAGACAGCGCTCAGAGAATTTGAAGAAGCGACGAATCTTAAAGTCCAAGAGACGGGATTTTG gttggAAGAATCAGGCTTTTTGGGAGCAAGTCCTGATGGATTAGTGGAAGAAGATGGGATTCTCGAAATTAAATGCCCATATAAATATAGGGACACTGACAGTTTGTCTGAAGCCCtgaaggataaaaaatatttttattggagggatgaaaatgaggacattaatcttaacagcaatcacaattattaccaCCAAGTACAGGGGCAAATGCACATCACTGGTCGAAGTATCTGCTACTTTGTCGTGTGGACACCAAAGTGCACAGagatatttcaaattgaaaaagatccGGGGTGGTCagaaaatatcaatattttaaaagaattttatcttgaccaatatatttcctttatttcacaataa
- the LOC135267104 gene encoding uncharacterized protein LOC135267104 isoform X1: protein MWPFKTEGKMVCHTNDIGFLLNDEFMGCNRRNPNKRVVFCPPPPSRGMNSRYTRVEGSGTYMVESSTGCEFCASFVSVFCYRVFSDRSPYLRVLEFLKFCFSKTLSHFCGTSLVGFYITTMGMCWAPDCKHYSTRDKCHFFSFPKSGKERALWKKLLRRDVEPGPGAYVCSCHFRDGRKENGPELFLHNIAKRAYFQVESPEKKKMKKQGLPSCSSSAESLSVDIPEETVPSTMNLEEVPSTSTAVVAAPADIIQDAPLESMGVQAPLVSHAALEAEMYFLKKENAELKAKIQYLTVRFCYENVQGNDKLIVLYTGLPNSQIFEALFHLIEKLDIKYYHKWTVQKLTRIDQLFLTLVKLRLNFPQLDLAQRFGVAQSTVSNIILTFVHVIYEILYKQFMTTMPSREKNKSCLPTCFSNFTNCRAVLDCTEIFTVVSRLIGVAPNGVITFVSDLYVGSTSDQKVVLNCGIIDMLKTGDMILADKGFLIQNILPPGVTLNIPPFLSNVQFTPEQVKCTENIARARIHVERAIRRLKCYHILNFLPESLCHYGDIVFKATAALTNLQFPLIKEVAELFQDCDD from the exons atgtggcCTTTTAAAACTGAGGGAAAAATGGTTTGCCACACTAATGACATTGGATTTCTTCTGAATGACGAATTCATGGGGTGCAACCGGCGCAACCCCAATAAACGGGTTGTTTTCTGTCCCCCTCCCCCATCACGAGGGATGAATAGCAGGTATACGAGGGTAGAGGGTTCAGGCACATACATGGTTGAAAGTAGTACGGGTTGTGAGTTCTGTGCTTCTTTCGTGAGTGTCTTTTGTTATCGTGTTTTTTCCGATCGTTCTCCATATCTTCGtgttcttgaatttttaaaattctgtttttccaAGACATTATCTCATTTTTGTGGTACATCATTAG TAGGTTTTTACATCACAACTATGGGAATGTGTTGGGCTCCAGATTGCAAACACTATAGTACTCGCgataaatgccatttttttagttttcctaaGTCGGGAAAAGAACGAGCactatggaaaaaattgttgag aaGAGATGTAGAACCCGGACCAGGAGCCTACGTTTGCAGCTGCCATTTTCGGGATGGAAGAAAGGAAAATGgtcctgaattatttttgcacaatatcgcaaaaagagcctattttcaagtggaatctccagaaaaaaaaaagatgaaaaaacaagGACTCCCTTCTTGTTCTAGTTCCGCTGAATcattaag TGTTGATATACCGGAAGAAACAGTACCATCGACAATGAATTTAGAGGAAGTGCCATCGACGTCTACAGCCGTAGTTGCAGCACCAGCAGATATAATTCAAGATGCTCCGTTAGAATCTATGGGTGTGCAAGCACCCTTGGTGTCACATGCGGCTCTTGAAGCAGAAatgtattttctcaaaaaggaaaatgctgaacttaaagcaaaaatacaatatctgACAGTACGATTTTGCTATGAAAATGTTCAAGGAAATGACAAACTCATTGTTTTATATACCGGTCTTCCCAATAGCCAGATTTTCGAAGCATTGTTTCACTTAATCGAAAAGTTGgacataaaatattaccacAAATGGACAGTCCAAAAGTTAACTAGAATTGACCAACTCTTTTTAACCCTAGTAAAATTACGACTCAATTTCCCTCAACTTGATTTGGCGCAACGCTTTGGGGTTGCCCAAAGCACAGtttctaatattattttaacatttgtccatgtaatatatgaaattttatataaacagtTTATGACGACAATGCCTTCgcgcgaaaaaaataaatcttgcttgccaacatgttttagcaattttactaattgtagAGCAGTTCTAGATTGTACCGAAATTTTCACTGTGGTATCAC GGCTAATTGGAGTTGCACCCAATGGTGTCATCACATTTGTAAGTGATTTATACGTGGGATCAACTTCTGatcaaaaagttgttttaaattgtggaaTAATCGACATGTTAAAAACTGGAGATATGATTTTAGCCGATAAGGGATTTTTGATCCAAAATATTCTGCCACCAGGGGTCACTTTGAATATTCCaccttttttatcaaatgtccAATTTACACCAGAGCAAGTTAAGTGTACCGAAAATATTGCACGTGCAAGAATACACGTCGAAAGGGCAATACGccgattaaaatgttatcatattttaaattttttgccagagTCTTTGTGCCACTATGgagatattgtttttaaagcgACTGCCGCTTTAACAAACCTccaatttccattaattaaagaggtagcagaattgtttcaggattgtgatgattaa
- the LOC135267068 gene encoding uncharacterized protein LOC135267068 isoform X2 — MSLPNIEFRLTTLELEEFLSSVYDLKEKIILQKVWKTLANLNSNGRKSFLSGGYAAFIKGYTTAYTDVDIYIEGNPRKEEITDLTKYYNINNSNIITYFEMETSNLNILFNFIYVKRPWDNIIINALQIISEFDINICKIAYFPIEINGGLKIQLVEMVLSSKDLSFQKAKTVERALKYELRLKENISEKLLAIQKSSNSNPKIYINLKENATVEDKDAMFRRLKSHFEKNKSTSFQDTSTDGLMNCVSLTSSSSSSTSLPLGLMTPAKETSNFFQEKSTDRCEKDNNKKTADFFRINGIIANRGGPLRFTSSTGFRL; from the exons ATGTCGTTACCAAATATTGAATTTCGATTAACTACACTAGAACTTGAAGAATTCTTAAGCAGTGTATACGaccttaaagaaaaaataattctccAAAAAGTATGGAAGACGttagcaaatttaaattcaaatggaCGGAAATCTTTTTTGAGTGGAGGATACGCAGCATTCATAAAAGGCTACACAACAGCGTATACAGACGTGGATATTTATATAGAAGGTAATCCACGTAAAGAAGAGATCACTGATCTCACAAAATACTATAACATAAACAATTCAAATATTATCACATATTTCGAAATGGAGACGTCGAATCTAAAtatcttatttaattttatatacgTAAAGCGACCTTGGGATAATATCATAATAAATGCTCTGCAGATAATTAGTgaatttgatataaatataTGTAAAATCGCATATTTTCCAATCGAAATCAACGGAGggttaaaaatacaattagtTGAAATGGTATTATCCAGTAAAGATTTATCAtttcaaaaagcaaaaacgGTAGAACGGGCTCTAAAATATGAACTAcgattaaaagaaaatatatcAGAAAAACTGCTTGCTATACAG aaatcgAGTAattcaaatccaaaaatatatataaatttgaaagaaaacgCTACTGTAGAAGACAAAGAT GCTATGTTCCGAAGATTAAAAAgccactttgaaaaaaataaatcaacttcTTTTCAGGATAC aTCTACTGACGGACTGATGAATTGCGTATCATTaacatcatcatcatcatcatctaCAAGCCTACCATTAGGACTTATGACACCAGCAAAGGAAacctctaatttttttcaggaaaa ATCAACCGATAGATGTGAGAAGGACAACAACAAAAAGACCGCTGATTTTTTTAGGATAA ATGGAATCATCGCCAATAGGGGAGGACCACTGCGCTTCACATCATCAACAGGATTCAGGCTTTAG
- the LOC135267068 gene encoding uncharacterized protein LOC135267068 isoform X1 — translation MSLPNIEFRLTTLELEEFLSSVYDLKEKIILQKVWKTLANLNSNGRKSFLSGGYAAFIKGYTTAYTDVDIYIEGNPRKEEITDLTKYYNINNSNIITYFEMETSNLNILFNFIYVKRPWDNIIINALQIISEFDINICKIAYFPIEINGGLKIQLVEMVLSSKDLSFQKAKTVERALKYELRLKENISEKLLAIQKSSNSNPKIYINLKENATVEDKDAMFRRLKSHFEKNKSTSFQDTSTDGLMNCVSLTSSSSSSTSLPLGLMTPAKETSNFFQEKSTDRCEKDNNKKTADFFRIIQQMESSPIGEDHCASHHQQDSGFRTEDDLQKSKNPHHCC, via the exons ATGTCGTTACCAAATATTGAATTTCGATTAACTACACTAGAACTTGAAGAATTCTTAAGCAGTGTATACGaccttaaagaaaaaataattctccAAAAAGTATGGAAGACGttagcaaatttaaattcaaatggaCGGAAATCTTTTTTGAGTGGAGGATACGCAGCATTCATAAAAGGCTACACAACAGCGTATACAGACGTGGATATTTATATAGAAGGTAATCCACGTAAAGAAGAGATCACTGATCTCACAAAATACTATAACATAAACAATTCAAATATTATCACATATTTCGAAATGGAGACGTCGAATCTAAAtatcttatttaattttatatacgTAAAGCGACCTTGGGATAATATCATAATAAATGCTCTGCAGATAATTAGTgaatttgatataaatataTGTAAAATCGCATATTTTCCAATCGAAATCAACGGAGggttaaaaatacaattagtTGAAATGGTATTATCCAGTAAAGATTTATCAtttcaaaaagcaaaaacgGTAGAACGGGCTCTAAAATATGAACTAcgattaaaagaaaatatatcAGAAAAACTGCTTGCTATACAG aaatcgAGTAattcaaatccaaaaatatatataaatttgaaagaaaacgCTACTGTAGAAGACAAAGAT GCTATGTTCCGAAGATTAAAAAgccactttgaaaaaaataaatcaacttcTTTTCAGGATAC aTCTACTGACGGACTGATGAATTGCGTATCATTaacatcatcatcatcatcatctaCAAGCCTACCATTAGGACTTATGACACCAGCAAAGGAAacctctaatttttttcaggaaaa ATCAACCGATAGATGTGAGAAGGACAACAACAAAAAGACCGCTGATTTTTTTAGGATAA TTCAACAGATGGAATCATCGCCAATAGGGGAGGACCACTGCGCTTCACATCATCAACAGGATTCAGGCTTTAGGACAGAGGACGATCTCCAGAAGTCCAAAAATCCACACCACTGTTGTTAG
- the LOC135267069 gene encoding collagenase 3-like: LDSSENWSYKIHDEDNFSQQNDSVNLLVVLLHEIGHTLGLSHSTNKDAIMFPYYKLSKSLNTLDLHVDDIYGITSLYGYPILTDPKVIHNSSTTYSIKNLTTSLSSSTTTTTTTTTTTTTTTPSTTTKIQINKIPLIPDLCSLKKFNHFLIIQSHLYIIYNEWFWIIDFNNMKDYGQPMKIITWLTFLPKNFTKITAIARRPSSDEILLIINDMIYIVSLPNWSLKYGYPKKISQEFKLNVPIRAMVNNYDGQLYLFSDDKYVTINTHHNYRSNLGLISKDFNGIPNKITGAIRFTNGKIYFFTKKNYYEYDEFTNTLIRAGKKDLSIFGINCPNEPILLQLKNLISSLIHFNTKYEEANDEDENE; the protein is encoded by the coding sequence TTAGACTCAAGTGAaaattggtcctacaaaatacatgatgaagataatttttcacaacaaaatgATTCAGTTAATTTATTAGTAGTTTTATTACATGAAATAGGTCATACATTAGGACTTTCTCACAGTACAAATAAAGATGCTATAATGTTTCCTTATTATAAGTTAAGTAAATCTCTTAATACTTTAGATCTTCATGTTGATGATATATATGGTATAACAAGTTTATATGGTTACCCAATTTTAACTGACCCAAAAGTGATTCACAATTCGAGTACCacatattcaataaaaaatctaacaacatcattatcatcatcaacaacaacaacaacaacaacaacaacaacaacaacaacaacaacaccatcaacaacaacaaaaatacaaataaataaaataccttTAATTCCTGATTTATGTtcgctaaaaaaatttaatcattttttaattattcaaagtcatttatatattatttataatgaatggttttggataatagattttaataatatgaaAGATTACGGTCAACCAATGAAAATTATAACTTGGCTAACatttttacctaaaaattttactaaaattactgCTATTGCTAGACGACCTTCCTccgatgaaattttattaattataaatgatATGATTTATATTGTTTCTTTGCCAAATTGGAGTCTTAAATATGGATatcctaaaaaaatttcacaagaatttaaattaaatgtaccTATCAGAGCAATGGTTAACAATTATGATGGACAATTATATCTTTTTTCTGATGATAAATATGTAACAATAAACACTCATCATAATTATAGATCAAATTTAGGACTTATATCAAAAGATTTTAATGGTAtaccaaataaaattacagGAGCAATTCGTTTTACAAAcggaaaaatatatttttttactaaaaaaaattactatgaGTATGATGAATTTACTAATACTTTAATTAGAGCTGGCAAAAAggatttatcaatttttggaattaattGTCCTAACGAACCAATCTTATTAcaattaaagaatttaatcTCTTCACTTAttcattttaatacaaaatatgaGGAAGCAAACGATGAGGATGAGAATGAGTAA